In Desulfobacteraceae bacterium, a single genomic region encodes these proteins:
- a CDS encoding alpha amylase C-terminal domain-containing protein — MNSRKHPPIPDRSSPALSSPVALTDRLVQSDPLLAPHAAVIQRRLERVAQTERRLTGGKMMLRDFAAGHEFFGLHFRDGSWVFREWAPNASALYMVGEMNGWRETPAHALARLDAEGVWELRLPAEALGHGTLFRLSIHWPGGQGDRIPAYARRVVQDPESLIFNAQVWQPPAPYRWQAEPPPRPAAPLIYEAHVGMAQEAEGIGTYREFTAKTLPRIVAAGYDTLQLMAIQHHPYYGSFGYHVASFFAASSRFGTPEEFKALIDAAHGHGLRVLIDLVHSHAVSNQVEGLSLFDGTLNQYFHDGPRGFHVAWDSRCFDYGKPQVLHFLLSNCRYWLDEYRVDGFRFDGITSMLYHHHGLGQAFTSYDDYFDASVDEDALAYLALANKVVHDVRPDAITIAEDVSGMPGLAVAADDGGVGFDYRFAMGVPDHWIRLIKESRDEDWQLGSLWHELTNRRSDEKTISYAESHDQALVGDQTLIFRLMGAEMYHHMHVDDDNWQVERGIALHKLIRLVTLATAGNGYLNFMGNEFGHPEWIDFPREGNGWSYRYARRQWGLVDAPDLKYRLLDRFDKDMIGLARHFRLLLSPRLALVYIHEDDKLLAFRRAGLLFVLNFHPVNSYSDYCFAAPQGGYRMVLDSDRPEYGGHGRLVPDQEHFTLRSGGEADACDRLSLYLPARTALVLEILN, encoded by the coding sequence ATGAATTCCCGCAAACACCCCCCGATCCCCGACAGATCATCCCCGGCGCTATCCTCACCCGTGGCCCTGACCGATCGCCTGGTCCAAAGCGACCCCCTGCTGGCGCCGCATGCGGCGGTGATCCAGCGGCGGCTGGAGCGGGTTGCGCAAACCGAAAGACGGCTGACCGGCGGTAAGATGATGCTCCGCGACTTTGCCGCCGGCCACGAATTTTTCGGCCTGCACTTCCGGGATGGCAGCTGGGTCTTTCGGGAGTGGGCCCCCAACGCCAGCGCGCTTTACATGGTGGGGGAGATGAACGGTTGGCGCGAAACGCCCGCCCATGCCCTGGCCCGCCTGGATGCGGAGGGGGTCTGGGAGCTGCGCCTGCCGGCCGAAGCTCTGGGCCACGGCACCCTTTTCCGGCTGAGCATCCACTGGCCCGGCGGGCAGGGAGACCGCATACCGGCCTATGCCCGGCGGGTGGTTCAGGACCCCGAGAGCCTGATTTTCAACGCCCAGGTCTGGCAACCGCCGGCGCCCTACCGCTGGCAGGCCGAGCCGCCGCCGCGGCCGGCGGCGCCCCTGATCTATGAGGCCCATGTGGGCATGGCCCAGGAAGCCGAGGGGATCGGCACCTACCGCGAATTCACCGCCAAGACCTTGCCCCGGATCGTCGCCGCCGGCTACGACACCTTGCAGCTGATGGCCATCCAGCACCACCCCTACTACGGCTCCTTCGGCTATCACGTGGCCAGCTTTTTCGCGGCCTCTTCGCGCTTCGGCACCCCCGAGGAGTTCAAGGCCCTGATCGACGCCGCCCACGGCCACGGCTTGCGGGTGCTCATCGACCTGGTGCACTCCCACGCGGTCTCCAACCAGGTGGAGGGCCTTAGCCTCTTCGACGGCACCCTCAACCAGTATTTTCACGACGGCCCGCGCGGCTTTCACGTGGCCTGGGACTCGCGCTGCTTCGACTACGGCAAGCCCCAGGTGCTGCACTTCCTCCTCTCCAACTGCCGCTACTGGCTGGACGAGTACCGCGTGGACGGCTTCCGCTTCGACGGCATCACCAGCATGCTCTACCACCACCACGGGCTGGGCCAGGCCTTCACCTCCTACGACGACTATTTCGACGCCAGCGTGGATGAAGACGCCCTGGCCTATCTCGCTCTGGCCAACAAGGTCGTTCACGACGTGCGGCCGGACGCCATCACCATCGCCGAGGACGTCAGCGGCATGCCCGGGCTGGCCGTGGCCGCCGACGACGGCGGGGTGGGCTTCGACTACCGCTTCGCCATGGGGGTGCCGGACCACTGGATCCGGCTGATCAAGGAAAGCCGTGACGAGGACTGGCAGCTCGGCTCCCTCTGGCATGAACTCACCAACCGCCGTTCGGATGAGAAAACCATCAGCTACGCCGAGTCCCACGACCAGGCCCTGGTGGGGGATCAGACCCTGATCTTCCGCCTGATGGGGGCCGAGATGTACCACCACATGCATGTGGACGACGACAACTGGCAGGTGGAACGCGGCATCGCGCTGCACAAGCTGATCCGCCTGGTGACCCTGGCCACCGCCGGCAACGGCTACCTCAACTTCATGGGCAACGAGTTCGGCCACCCCGAGTGGATCGATTTCCCGCGCGAGGGCAACGGCTGGTCCTACCGCTATGCGCGGCGGCAGTGGGGGCTGGTGGACGCCCCGGACCTCAAGTACCGTCTGCTGGACCGCTTCGACAAGGACATGATCGGGCTGGCGCGCCACTTCCGCCTGCTGCTGTCGCCGCGTCTGGCCCTGGTCTATATCCACGAGGACGACAAACTGTTGGCCTTCCGGCGAGCCGGGCTGCTCTTCGTCCTCAATTTTCACCCGGTCAACTCTTACAGCGATTATTGTTTTGCCGCCCCCCAGGGCGGTTACCGCATGGTACTGGACAGCGACCGGCCGGAATACGGCGGCCACGGCCGCCTGGTCCCCGATCAGGAGCATTTCACCCTGCGTAGCGGCGGCGAGGCCGACGCCTGCGACCGGCTGAGCCTCTACCTGCCCGCGCGCACCGCCCTGGTGCTGGAAATCCTGAACTGA